A single genomic interval of Devosia oryziradicis harbors:
- a CDS encoding glycine--tRNA ligase subunit alpha codes for MDPKNSFQGLILTLQHFWAEQGCVVLQPYDMQMGAGTFHTATTLRALGPRPWKAAYVQPSRRPKDGRYGENPNRLQHYYQFQVILKPSPDNIQELYLQSLAAIGLDASLHDIRFVEDDWESPTLGAWGLGWECWCDGMEVSQFTYFQQVAGFECSPVPGEITYGLERLAMYVQGVENVYDLNFNGGIGDDKVTYGDVFLQNEQEQSKYNFEVADTEILFRHFADAEKECRAILAKGAEANRQTMAIPAYEQVVKASHNFNLLDARGVISVTERQSYILRIRELAKSCGEAWLQTAGGGAE; via the coding sequence ATGGACCCGAAGAACTCCTTCCAGGGTCTGATCCTGACGCTGCAGCATTTCTGGGCGGAGCAAGGTTGTGTCGTCCTGCAGCCCTATGACATGCAGATGGGTGCCGGCACCTTTCACACGGCCACGACCCTGCGGGCGCTCGGGCCGAGGCCGTGGAAGGCCGCCTATGTGCAACCCAGCCGCCGGCCCAAGGACGGCCGCTACGGGGAGAACCCCAACCGCCTTCAGCACTATTACCAGTTCCAGGTGATCCTCAAGCCCTCGCCCGACAACATCCAGGAGCTCTACCTGCAGTCGTTGGCCGCGATCGGCCTCGATGCCAGCCTGCACGATATCCGCTTCGTCGAGGACGATTGGGAAAGCCCGACACTGGGCGCCTGGGGCCTGGGCTGGGAATGCTGGTGCGACGGCATGGAGGTGAGCCAGTTCACCTACTTCCAGCAGGTGGCCGGCTTTGAATGCTCGCCCGTGCCCGGCGAAATCACCTATGGCCTGGAGCGCCTCGCCATGTATGTGCAGGGCGTGGAGAACGTCTACGATCTCAACTTCAATGGCGGCATCGGCGACGACAAGGTCACCTATGGCGATGTGTTCCTGCAGAACGAGCAGGAGCAGTCTAAGTACAATTTCGAAGTCGCCGACACCGAAATCCTGTTCCGGCACTTTGCCGACGCGGAAAAGGAATGCCGGGCCATCCTGGCCAAGGGCGCCGAGGCCAACCGCCAGACCATGGCCATTCCGGCCTATGAACAGGTCGTCAAGGCCAGCCATAACTTCAACCTGCTCGACGCCCGCGGCGTCATCTCGGTGACCGAGCGGCAGAGCTACATCCTGCGCATTCGCGAGCTGGCCAAAAGCTGCGGCGAAGCCTGGCTGCAAACGGCAGGCGGCGGCGCCGAGTAA
- a CDS encoding S49 family peptidase: MADLTTPKRTWLQRLTGRGRVTIPVVRLHGVIAAEQRQGRLNIATVAPLLQRAFAIKSAPAVAIIVNSPGGSPVQSRLIAKRIRDLAEEHDKPVVVFVEDAAASGGYFIAVAGDEIIVDPSSIVGSIGVIMAGFGFVGALEKLGIERRVHTAGNNKSTLDPFLPEKQSDIERIKQFEIDIHNVFIDVVKKRRGARLKAADEVLFTGEWWTGLRGVELGLVDAIGDIHETLRTRYGPHLNLKVIEPKRPWFGIPRIGFAAGLSGDLAATIEDRALWARLGL, translated from the coding sequence ATGGCCGACCTGACCACGCCGAAGCGAACCTGGCTGCAGCGCCTGACCGGCCGGGGCAGGGTGACCATTCCCGTCGTGCGCCTCCATGGCGTCATCGCCGCCGAGCAGCGCCAGGGCCGGCTCAACATCGCGACCGTCGCTCCGCTCCTGCAGCGGGCCTTCGCCATCAAGTCCGCGCCCGCAGTCGCCATCATCGTCAATTCGCCCGGTGGCTCTCCCGTGCAGAGCCGGCTGATCGCCAAGCGCATCCGCGACCTGGCCGAAGAGCACGACAAGCCGGTGGTGGTCTTCGTCGAGGATGCGGCAGCCTCGGGCGGCTACTTCATCGCCGTGGCTGGCGATGAGATCATCGTCGACCCCAGTTCCATCGTCGGCTCCATCGGCGTCATCATGGCCGGCTTCGGTTTCGTCGGCGCGCTCGAAAAGCTCGGCATCGAGCGCCGGGTTCATACCGCGGGCAACAACAAATCGACCCTCGACCCCTTCCTTCCCGAAAAGCAGAGCGACATCGAGCGCATCAAGCAGTTCGAAATCGACATCCATAACGTATTCATCGACGTGGTGAAAAAGCGCCGCGGCGCGCGCCTCAAGGCGGCTGACGAGGTGTTGTTCACCGGCGAATGGTGGACCGGACTCCGGGGCGTCGAACTCGGCCTGGTCGACGCGATCGGCGATATTCACGAGACGCTGCGAACCCGCTACGGCCCGCATCTAAACCTCAAGGTGATCGAGCCCAAGCGCCCGTGGTTCGGGATTCCACGCATCGGCTTTGCCGCCGGACTTAGCGGCGATCTGGCCGCAACGATCGAGGATCGCGCGCTCTGGGCGAGGTTGGGGCTGTGA
- a CDS encoding tRNA1(Val) (adenine(37)-N6)-methyltransferase: MSLDQPKAFVKHQSVTRDAFLGGRLTLSQPARGFRAGLDSVLLGAAVGEARKSLLDMGSGVGTAALVALIHNPGLVATLAEQNADIVALAQANIVDNGLVDRAEVVTADVIGPAANRRAAGILDNGYESVIANPPYFADGTLAADAGRAGARHMDAAALDLWIKSAAAAAAAGGEVVFVYPTPSLAVLLAGFTRRFGAVTVLPLTPRAGEPAGRVLVRGIKGSRAPLTLLASRALHEPEGRAFAPEFEAIFRGTARLVW; encoded by the coding sequence ATGTCCCTAGACCAGCCAAAAGCCTTTGTAAAACACCAATCGGTTACGCGCGATGCCTTTTTAGGCGGGCGGCTCACTCTGTCGCAGCCGGCCAGAGGATTTCGCGCCGGGCTCGATAGCGTACTGCTTGGTGCCGCGGTGGGCGAGGCCCGGAAATCCCTGCTGGATATGGGTTCTGGTGTGGGAACGGCGGCACTCGTCGCCCTGATCCACAATCCCGGCCTCGTCGCCACCCTGGCCGAGCAGAATGCAGACATTGTGGCGCTGGCGCAGGCCAACATCGTCGATAACGGCCTGGTCGACCGGGCGGAGGTCGTCACGGCCGATGTCATTGGCCCAGCGGCCAACAGGCGTGCAGCCGGCATTCTCGATAACGGCTATGAGAGTGTCATCGCCAACCCGCCCTATTTTGCCGATGGCACCCTGGCCGCGGATGCGGGCCGGGCCGGCGCACGACATATGGATGCCGCGGCGCTCGACTTGTGGATCAAGTCGGCCGCGGCGGCGGCCGCCGCGGGCGGCGAGGTCGTCTTCGTCTATCCGACGCCCAGCCTCGCGGTGCTTTTGGCGGGTTTCACGCGGCGTTTCGGCGCTGTCACCGTCCTGCCGCTGACGCCACGGGCGGGGGAGCCGGCCGGCCGCGTTCTGGTGCGGGGGATCAAGGGTTCGCGCGCGCCGCTGACGCTGCTGGCCAGCCGTGCCCTGCACGAGCCCGAGGGGCGCGCCTTCGCGCCCGAGTTCGAGGCAATCTTTCGTGGTACCGCCCGGCTTGTCTGGTAA
- a CDS encoding polyprenyl synthetase family protein → MSVLTQMKEAPAANPIERLLEATAADMAKVNALILSRADSHVEMVPELARYLIESGGKRLRPMLTVAAAQLFGRGKGSAINFAAAVEFMHNATLLHDDVVDESDMRRGKPAARMVWGNKASILVGDFLLGQAFMMMVETGDIAALGVLSAASAVMAEGEVFQLAKTGDLTTTPADYAEVIRAKTAVLFQAACEVGAMSGGADAAGRVALARYGLELGNAFQLVDDALDYGGQAGTLGKNTGDDLREGKMTLPIILALADGDEAERTTITTALGDAKATAEQVAEVVAILERHQALQRTLQQAHAHASAARQALDALPPSDMRSLLADVVEFSVLRAY, encoded by the coding sequence GTGTCAGTTTTGACGCAGATGAAAGAAGCGCCCGCGGCCAACCCGATCGAGCGGCTGCTTGAGGCGACCGCGGCTGACATGGCCAAGGTCAACGCGCTGATTCTGAGTCGCGCCGATTCTCATGTCGAAATGGTGCCCGAGCTTGCCCGCTATCTGATCGAGAGCGGCGGCAAGCGGCTGCGGCCCATGCTTACGGTCGCCGCTGCCCAACTGTTCGGTCGCGGCAAGGGCAGCGCGATCAATTTCGCTGCCGCCGTCGAATTCATGCACAACGCGACCCTGCTCCACGACGACGTCGTCGACGAGAGCGACATGCGCCGCGGCAAGCCTGCCGCCCGCATGGTGTGGGGAAACAAGGCCTCCATTCTGGTCGGCGATTTCCTGCTCGGCCAGGCGTTCATGATGATGGTGGAAACCGGCGACATCGCCGCCTTGGGCGTGCTGTCCGCGGCTTCGGCCGTGATGGCCGAGGGCGAGGTGTTCCAACTGGCAAAGACGGGCGACCTGACAACGACGCCGGCCGACTATGCCGAAGTCATCCGCGCCAAGACGGCCGTGCTTTTCCAGGCGGCCTGCGAGGTGGGTGCCATGTCTGGCGGGGCCGATGCCGCTGGCCGGGTTGCCCTCGCCCGATACGGGCTGGAACTGGGCAATGCCTTCCAGCTGGTCGACGATGCGCTCGACTATGGCGGACAGGCCGGTACGCTGGGCAAGAATACCGGCGATGACCTGCGCGAGGGCAAGATGACCCTCCCCATCATCCTGGCGCTTGCCGACGGCGACGAGGCCGAGCGCACCACGATCACGACCGCCCTCGGCGACGCAAAGGCGACGGCCGAACAGGTCGCCGAAGTGGTCGCCATCCTGGAGCGCCACCAGGCCCTGCAGCGCACTCTGCAGCAGGCGCACGCCCATGCAAGCGCTGCCCGGCAGGCGCTCGACGCCCTGCCCCCGTCGGACATGCGGTCGCTGCTGGCCGACGTGGTCGAATTCAGCGTGCTGCGGGCCTATTAG
- a CDS encoding 4-(cytidine 5'-diphospho)-2-C-methyl-D-erythritol kinase: MVEPTVQLAPAKVNLALHVTRRREDGYHDLESLVVFADVADELAASPAEIDSLTISGPFARALGAGETNLVSRAITAFRARWPEAVQTGLALHLTKNLPVAAGIGGGSADAAAALRLMAGYADRTIAVSDLADMAAGLGADVPACLVSMPLVARGVGEVLAPLPEFPALHIVLVNPMIPLVTADVFRRLRAHDNYPLPELPSPLTRPAQLGLWLAETRNDLQPPAVKLVPVIGDIVAQLAETQGCILARMSGSGATVFGLFGSGGQAHQAAQVMRAANPDHWVAAAPLIVP, encoded by the coding sequence ATGGTTGAGCCGACCGTTCAGCTCGCCCCGGCAAAGGTCAACCTGGCGCTGCATGTCACGCGCCGGCGCGAGGACGGCTACCACGATCTCGAAAGCCTGGTCGTCTTCGCCGATGTCGCCGACGAACTGGCAGCGAGCCCGGCCGAAATCGATTCGCTGACCATAAGCGGACCCTTCGCGCGGGCCCTGGGTGCTGGGGAAACCAACCTGGTGTCGCGCGCGATCACGGCCTTTCGCGCCCGCTGGCCCGAGGCGGTGCAAACAGGGTTGGCGCTTCACCTGACGAAAAACCTGCCGGTAGCGGCTGGTATCGGCGGCGGCTCAGCCGATGCGGCAGCTGCCTTGCGGCTGATGGCGGGTTACGCGGACCGCACCATCGCTGTCTCGGACCTCGCCGACATGGCCGCCGGGCTCGGTGCGGACGTTCCGGCCTGCCTTGTGTCGATGCCATTGGTGGCGCGCGGGGTGGGAGAGGTGCTGGCGCCGTTGCCCGAGTTCCCCGCGCTTCACATCGTGCTGGTCAATCCCATGATTCCGCTGGTTACGGCAGACGTGTTCCGCCGCCTGCGCGCCCACGACAACTACCCGCTGCCCGAGCTGCCATCGCCGTTGACCCGACCGGCGCAACTGGGCCTGTGGCTGGCCGAAACCCGCAACGACCTGCAGCCGCCGGCGGTCAAGCTCGTGCCTGTGATTGGCGATATCGTCGCGCAATTGGCCGAAACCCAGGGCTGCATATTGGCCCGCATGTCGGGCTCGGGCGCAACGGTATTCGGCCTTTTCGGATCGGGCGGCCAGGCGCACCAGGCCGCCCAGGTCATGCGCGCGGCGAACCCCGATCACTGGGTGGCCGCGGCGCCGCTGATTGTGCCCTAG
- a CDS encoding tetratricopeptide repeat protein, producing MTSLLTRIARPALLAMLLSATAVPATHSAQSAQTAQADPLAAFDLLPIFRSSVTGSYMAGQQALHDLRTDEAARYFAQAAQSDWDNAVLVERSFIAYAADGQIGQAASTAKHLLELDRANELAELVVATEALKERRYGAAEQMLSQIGQDSFTGITAGILRAWALVGDNRMDEAEAVLDELGQSGLEDFLVFHRALMAEASGDNEKAIELAGRAFEAEPYVARIVEVYARALANAGRFDEAKDVIAQFEEQGLSHPIVTIVKEQIEGGQRPGIFAANVQVGAAEMFHGIGVALSRDGSLDLSLVFLRMGLYLDPSADVISVALGQLLDAAGQHDAANVIYEAVPTTSPMKPTAVVRVAQNLDVAGDREEALRRLTNIVASRPDDLDAISVLGDLQRYDEQYVEAAATYTKALGLTGGESPSDWRFYYVRGIAYERAKEWPKAEADFLKALELNPEQPAVLNYLGYSWIDQDMNLEPALEMIEKAVAAQPQDGYIVDSLGWAFYKLGRIDEAVTTLEQAVLLRPNDAEINDHLGDAYWRAGRKLEAKFQWNVAASVDEVGNVKERVAPKLADGLTEANATQ from the coding sequence GTGACATCGCTTCTGACCCGCATCGCGCGCCCGGCCCTTCTGGCCATGTTGCTTTCGGCAACGGCCGTTCCGGCGACGCATTCGGCCCAATCGGCGCAGACGGCCCAGGCCGATCCGCTGGCTGCCTTCGACCTGCTGCCCATATTCCGCTCCAGCGTCACCGGGTCCTACATGGCTGGCCAGCAGGCGCTGCACGATCTGCGCACCGACGAGGCCGCGCGTTATTTTGCCCAGGCCGCGCAATCCGACTGGGACAATGCGGTGCTGGTCGAGCGCTCCTTCATCGCCTATGCCGCCGATGGCCAGATCGGCCAGGCGGCATCGACCGCCAAGCATCTGCTGGAACTCGACCGCGCCAACGAGCTGGCCGAGCTGGTCGTAGCCACCGAGGCGCTCAAGGAGCGTCGTTATGGCGCCGCCGAACAGATGCTGAGCCAGATCGGCCAGGACAGCTTTACCGGCATCACCGCCGGCATCCTGCGCGCCTGGGCCCTGGTGGGCGACAACAGAATGGACGAAGCCGAGGCCGTGCTCGACGAACTCGGCCAGTCCGGTCTCGAGGATTTCCTGGTGTTCCATCGCGCCCTGATGGCCGAGGCCTCGGGCGACAACGAAAAAGCCATTGAATTGGCAGGCCGCGCTTTCGAAGCCGAGCCCTATGTAGCGCGCATCGTCGAGGTCTATGCCCGCGCCCTCGCCAATGCCGGCCGCTTCGACGAGGCCAAGGACGTCATCGCCCAGTTCGAGGAGCAGGGCCTCAGCCATCCCATCGTCACCATCGTCAAGGAGCAGATCGAGGGCGGCCAGCGTCCGGGCATCTTCGCCGCCAACGTGCAGGTTGGCGCGGCCGAGATGTTCCATGGCATTGGCGTTGCCCTCTCGCGCGATGGCAGCCTGGACCTGTCGCTGGTCTTCCTGCGGATGGGGCTCTATCTCGACCCGTCGGCCGACGTCATTTCGGTGGCACTGGGCCAGTTGCTCGACGCCGCCGGCCAGCATGACGCGGCCAATGTGATCTACGAGGCCGTCCCCACCACCTCGCCGATGAAGCCCACCGCCGTCGTGCGCGTGGCACAAAATCTCGATGTCGCCGGCGATCGCGAGGAAGCCCTGCGTCGCCTCACCAATATCGTCGCCAGCCGCCCCGACGACCTCGACGCTATCTCGGTATTGGGTGACCTCCAGCGCTACGACGAGCAATATGTCGAGGCGGCGGCGACATACACCAAGGCGCTCGGGCTGACCGGCGGCGAAAGCCCCTCCGACTGGCGCTTCTATTACGTGCGCGGCATTGCCTATGAGCGTGCCAAGGAGTGGCCCAAGGCCGAAGCAGATTTCCTCAAGGCACTAGAACTCAACCCCGAGCAACCGGCCGTGCTGAACTATCTGGGCTATAGCTGGATCGACCAGGACATGAACCTAGAACCGGCCCTGGAGATGATCGAGAAGGCCGTCGCGGCGCAGCCTCAGGATGGCTACATCGTCGACTCGCTGGGCTGGGCCTTCTACAAGCTCGGCCGCATCGACGAGGCCGTGACCACGCTCGAGCAGGCCGTGCTACTGCGTCCCAACGATGCCGAGATCAACGACCACCTGGGTGACGCCTACTGGCGCGCCGGGCGCAAGCTCGAGGCCAAGTTCCAGTGGAATGTTGCCGCCTCGGTCGATGAAGTCGGCAATGTAAAGGAACGGGTGGCGCCCAAGCTGGCCGACGGATTGACCGAAGCCAACGCGACCCAGTAG
- a CDS encoding uracil-DNA glycosylase, protein MAQDRPLNHDEMLAVLDWYRAAGVDIAVGEEPVDRFAQRPPQRVTPPPPVTGQATPERPAAETPLLGGDPSEARSLAASAKSLEELQAILDAYDGCGLKLRATQLVFADGNPEADIMLIGEAPGAEEDRQGKPFVGKSGQLLDRMLGAIGLNRSKVYIANTVPWRPPGNRTPTPEEMALCLPFLHRQVELVAPRLVMTLGGPAMQTVFSTTNGIIKMRGKWSEVTIGNHQTDAIPTLHPAYLLRNPAAKQQAWRDMLSLKMKMAALGLG, encoded by the coding sequence ATGGCTCAAGATCGACCGCTAAATCACGACGAAATGCTCGCCGTGCTCGATTGGTATCGGGCAGCGGGCGTGGATATTGCCGTGGGCGAAGAGCCAGTCGACCGCTTCGCCCAGCGCCCGCCGCAGCGGGTCACACCGCCGCCGCCAGTAACCGGGCAAGCTACGCCCGAGCGGCCCGCGGCTGAAACGCCGCTGCTTGGCGGCGATCCATCGGAAGCGCGCAGCCTGGCTGCTTCGGCAAAGTCGCTCGAAGAGCTGCAGGCAATCCTGGATGCGTATGATGGTTGCGGGCTCAAGCTGCGCGCCACCCAGCTGGTCTTTGCCGACGGCAATCCCGAGGCGGACATCATGCTGATCGGGGAAGCCCCAGGAGCGGAGGAAGACCGCCAGGGCAAGCCATTCGTCGGCAAGTCAGGTCAGTTGCTGGACCGCATGCTTGGTGCCATCGGGCTGAACCGCAGCAAGGTCTATATCGCCAACACCGTGCCGTGGCGGCCGCCGGGCAATCGCACGCCGACGCCCGAGGAAATGGCGCTGTGCCTGCCATTCCTGCATCGGCAGGTCGAACTGGTGGCCCCCAGGCTGGTGATGACGCTGGGCGGCCCGGCCATGCAGACGGTGTTCTCGACCACCAACGGCATCATCAAGATGCGCGGCAAGTGGTCGGAAGTCACGATCGGCAATCACCAGACCGATGCCATCCCCACGCTGCATCCGGCCTATCTGCTGCGCAACCCTGCAGCCAAGCAACAAGCCTGGCGCGACATGCTGAGCCTCAAGATGAAGATGGCGGCGCTGGGGCTGGGCTAG
- a CDS encoding MFS transporter — MASVIKIYALFLGSALLMFGGGLQGLLLSVRGAEENFSLLALGLIGTGWSVGFVAGSITVPLVVRNVGHIRAFSVMAAIGTVTILLNLLLINDISWILLRALSGFCFAGAAMIVESWLNEVAENKSRGTIFSVYVTINMAASTLGQMAMSLTGTAGYVPFVLGAISFICAVLPTALTSSPQPRPLSSAKIDVGLLYRTSPVAAIAAFSVGMANGAFGTLAPVYGYEQGLDPGGIALLFAVAAILGAAAQIPFGRLSDRIDRRLVLIGLSGFAAIVGALTAIINPGPNWMMFVLFAAYGFAANPIYAVAVAHANDFAKDGDFAKIAGGMLLILGVGLAIGPAVASLIMGAWSPVGLFIVTASFHGALAITAFLRMRVRRGKDASERAPFQPMGGDRQVTPETIVLDPRADSDSAAEGPVAHEPPVPEELIESPEEKRDVQDGTV; from the coding sequence ATGGCCTCCGTAATCAAGATCTATGCCCTGTTCCTGGGCTCCGCTCTTCTCATGTTCGGTGGCGGGCTGCAGGGACTTCTGCTGTCGGTGCGCGGCGCCGAGGAGAATTTCTCGCTGCTGGCTCTGGGCCTGATCGGCACCGGGTGGTCGGTGGGGTTCGTGGCGGGTTCGATCACCGTGCCGCTGGTCGTGCGCAATGTCGGCCATATCCGTGCCTTTTCGGTGATGGCGGCAATCGGCACCGTCACCATCCTGCTCAACCTGCTGCTGATCAACGACATCAGCTGGATCCTGCTGCGGGCGCTTTCCGGCTTCTGCTTTGCCGGCGCCGCGATGATCGTGGAGAGCTGGCTCAACGAGGTGGCCGAGAACAAGAGCCGCGGCACGATCTTCTCGGTTTATGTCACCATCAACATGGCCGCCTCGACGCTGGGCCAGATGGCCATGTCGCTCACCGGCACGGCGGGCTATGTGCCGTTCGTTCTGGGTGCCATCAGCTTCATCTGCGCCGTGCTGCCCACTGCCCTCACCTCGAGCCCGCAGCCGCGGCCGCTGTCTTCGGCCAAGATCGATGTAGGCCTGCTGTATCGGACCTCGCCAGTGGCGGCGATCGCCGCCTTCTCGGTCGGCATGGCCAATGGCGCCTTCGGTACGCTGGCGCCCGTCTACGGCTATGAGCAGGGCCTCGATCCGGGCGGGATTGCCCTCCTTTTTGCCGTGGCCGCCATTCTTGGTGCGGCGGCACAGATCCCGTTTGGCCGGCTCTCGGATCGCATCGACCGCCGGCTGGTGCTGATCGGGCTTTCCGGCTTTGCCGCCATTGTCGGCGCGCTGACGGCGATCATCAATCCGGGGCCGAACTGGATGATGTTCGTGCTCTTTGCCGCCTATGGCTTTGCCGCCAACCCGATCTATGCGGTGGCGGTGGCGCATGCGAATGACTTTGCCAAGGATGGTGATTTCGCCAAGATTGCCGGTGGCATGCTGCTGATCCTGGGAGTGGGCTTGGCCATCGGGCCGGCGGTAGCCTCGCTGATCATGGGCGCGTGGTCGCCGGTCGGCCTGTTCATCGTCACGGCCTCGTTTCATGGCGCTCTGGCGATCACGGCATTCCTGCGCATGCGCGTCCGCCGGGGCAAGGATGCGTCCGAGCGCGCGCCGTTCCAACCCATGGGCGGCGATCGCCAGGTGACGCCGGAAACCATTGTGCTCGATCCACGGGCTGATAGTGATAGCGCCGCTGAAGGTCCGGTGGCACACGAGCCTCCCGTGCCCGAGGAACTGATCGAGTCGCCAGAGGAGAAGCGCGATGTTCAAGACGGCACGGTTTGA
- the moaB gene encoding molybdenum cofactor biosynthesis protein B — MFKTARFEDRAFKPLSIAVIAVSDTRTLETDTGGALLKSLLETDGHRCADRVVVRDDIQLIRQAVQGFVADPGVDVVLTTGGTGFSGRDVTPEAVEPLFDKRMEGFSVLFHQYSATTVGTSSLQSRATAGLIGTTFVFCLPGSRGACRDAWEGILTHQLDYRHKPCNFVELMPRLDER, encoded by the coding sequence ATGTTCAAGACGGCACGGTTTGAAGACCGGGCATTCAAGCCCCTATCCATCGCCGTCATCGCCGTATCGGACACGCGCACGCTCGAAACCGATACCGGCGGCGCGCTGCTCAAGTCGCTGCTGGAGACCGATGGGCATCGCTGCGCCGACCGGGTGGTGGTGCGCGACGATATCCAACTCATCCGGCAGGCCGTGCAGGGCTTTGTCGCGGACCCCGGTGTCGACGTGGTCTTGACGACAGGGGGCACTGGTTTTTCCGGTCGCGACGTAACCCCCGAGGCCGTCGAGCCGCTGTTCGACAAGCGGATGGAGGGCTTTTCGGTGCTTTTCCACCAATATTCGGCCACCACCGTGGGCACCAGTTCGCTGCAGTCACGCGCCACGGCGGGCCTGATCGGCACCACCTTCGTCTTCTGCCTGCCCGGCTCGCGCGGCGCGTGCCGGGATGCCTGGGAGGGTATTCTCACCCACCAGCTCGACTACCGCCACAAGCCCTGCAACTTCGTCGAACTAATGCCGCGGCTGGACGAGCGCTGA
- a CDS encoding sensor domain-containing diguanylate cyclase, whose product MPRTIVTKFLKLRDRTTLGQQVAVVTAILCLALALTVAATAAFVARQQATARAEAEIIGIASNMAERLDARMFERFREVRNLAELEPLRAVWDGDEATIRSILEQLQASLPEYAWIGFALPDGTVKAATGSMLEGVSVAERPWFMDGINGLTVKDVHDAKLLAELLGSQANGEPFRFVDVAVPVKNAAGATIGVLGAHMSWTWASVVRDTVLQTTDRALDTQIWVLRSDGTALLGPEYGSAPFGQSTIEAIAATGRLSFSDMAGAVDHLNAAVTTKGYLDYPGLGWTVVARRPLDLALAQANQLALAIVMIGIAFALAGAVIASLLARGLTRPLSELADGIDSIGRDPGATMIARDHSSRDVSQLTVAIRSLLRRLGVAETAQEAAQREAAASRQQLVERTERLGEDINALQILADTDPLTGLLNRRAFHVFGVDAMNYFKRHKRDVGVLVIDIDFFKRINDTYGHSVGDDVIRAVGGVVQAEARTIDKVARFGGEEFVVLMRETEKEGPAVLAERIRQTIAGKLVDHPEHGTIHVTVSIGAAMAVASDRDIEDVIERADRALYEAKATGRNRVVSGEAEPSQNRSAA is encoded by the coding sequence ATGCCAAGAACAATCGTCACCAAGTTCCTCAAACTGCGCGATCGCACCACGCTTGGCCAACAGGTGGCCGTCGTTACAGCGATCCTCTGTCTGGCACTGGCGCTCACCGTCGCCGCCACCGCCGCCTTCGTCGCCCGCCAGCAGGCGACGGCTCGCGCCGAGGCGGAGATCATCGGCATTGCGTCTAATATGGCTGAAAGGCTCGACGCCCGCATGTTCGAGCGCTTCCGCGAGGTCCGCAACCTGGCCGAACTCGAACCCCTGCGTGCAGTCTGGGATGGCGACGAGGCGACCATCCGCAGCATCCTGGAACAGTTGCAGGCCAGCCTGCCCGAATATGCCTGGATCGGCTTTGCCCTGCCCGATGGCACCGTCAAGGCGGCCACCGGTAGCATGCTCGAAGGAGTGTCCGTTGCCGAACGCCCCTGGTTCATGGACGGCATCAACGGCCTGACCGTGAAGGACGTGCACGACGCCAAGCTGCTGGCGGAACTCCTGGGCTCGCAGGCCAATGGCGAGCCCTTCCGCTTTGTCGACGTCGCCGTCCCGGTCAAGAACGCTGCCGGCGCCACCATCGGTGTCCTGGGCGCGCATATGAGCTGGACCTGGGCCAGCGTCGTCCGGGACACCGTGCTGCAGACGACGGACCGCGCGCTCGATACCCAAATCTGGGTGCTCAGGAGCGACGGAACGGCCTTGCTGGGCCCCGAATACGGTTCGGCGCCATTCGGGCAATCGACCATCGAAGCCATTGCGGCTACCGGACGCCTGTCATTCAGCGACATGGCGGGTGCCGTCGATCATCTCAACGCCGCTGTGACCACCAAGGGCTATCTCGATTATCCCGGCCTTGGCTGGACGGTCGTCGCGCGCCGGCCACTCGACCTGGCCCTGGCGCAGGCCAACCAGTTGGCCCTGGCGATCGTCATGATCGGCATCGCCTTCGCCCTCGCCGGTGCGGTTATTGCCAGCCTGCTGGCGCGGGGCCTCACGCGACCCCTGTCCGAGCTGGCGGACGGCATTGACAGCATCGGTCGCGACCCCGGCGCGACCATGATTGCTCGCGACCATTCTTCGCGCGACGTATCGCAACTGACCGTTGCCATCCGCTCCCTGCTGCGACGCCTGGGCGTGGCCGAGACCGCTCAGGAGGCGGCGCAGCGCGAGGCGGCGGCCAGCCGGCAGCAGCTTGTCGAACGGACCGAGCGCCTCGGCGAGGATATCAATGCGTTGCAAATTCTGGCCGATACCGACCCGCTGACCGGCCTGCTGAACCGCCGCGCCTTCCACGTTTTCGGCGTCGACGCCATGAACTACTTCAAGCGCCACAAGCGCGATGTGGGTGTCCTGGTGATCGACATCGACTTCTTCAAACGCATCAACGACACCTATGGCCATAGCGTCGGCGATGACGTGATCCGGGCCGTCGGTGGGGTCGTGCAGGCCGAGGCGCGAACCATCGACAAGGTGGCGCGCTTTGGCGGCGAGGAATTTGTCGTCCTGATGCGCGAGACCGAAAAGGAAGGGCCGGCCGTTCTTGCCGAGCGCATCCGTCAGACCATTGCCGGCAAGCTCGTCGACCACCCCGAACATGGCACCATCCACGTCACCGTATCGATCGGGGCCGCCATGGCGGTTGCGAGCGACCGCGACATCGAGGACGTCATCGAGCGGGCCGATCGCGCGCTCTACGAGGCCAAGGCTACCGGCCGCAACCGGGTCGTATCGGGCGAAGCCGAACCATCGCAGAACCGCAGCGCCGCCTGA